A portion of the Streptomyces sp. NBC_01335 genome contains these proteins:
- a CDS encoding NAD(P)H-quinone oxidoreductase, whose protein sequence is MYAITIPEPGGPEALVWTEAPDPVPGEGEVLVEVLSSAVNRADVMQRQGFYDPPPGAPAYPGLECAGRITALGPGVSGWAVGDEVCALLAGGGYAEKVAVPSGQLLPVPAGLDVVSAAALPEVTSTVWSNVFMVAHLRPGETLLVHGGSSGIGTMAIQLAKAVGARVAVTAGSAEKLASCAELGADILINYREQDFVEEIRKATDGAGADVILDIVGAKYLAKNVEALATNGRLAIIGLQGGAKAELNLGALLTKRAAVTATSLRGRPLAEKAAIVAAVREHVWPLIEAGVVRPIVDRTVPMAEAAEGHRVMESSTHIGKVLLLAPAANQA, encoded by the coding sequence CGTACCCGGCGAGGGCGAAGTCCTCGTGGAGGTGCTCTCCAGCGCGGTGAACCGCGCCGATGTCATGCAGCGCCAGGGTTTCTACGACCCGCCGCCCGGCGCCCCCGCGTACCCGGGTCTCGAATGCGCGGGGCGGATCACCGCGCTGGGCCCCGGGGTGAGCGGCTGGGCGGTGGGCGACGAGGTCTGCGCGCTCCTCGCCGGTGGTGGGTACGCGGAGAAGGTCGCGGTGCCGTCCGGGCAGCTGCTGCCGGTGCCCGCGGGACTCGACGTGGTGTCGGCGGCGGCGCTCCCCGAGGTGACGTCGACGGTCTGGTCCAACGTCTTCATGGTGGCGCACCTGCGCCCTGGCGAGACCCTGCTGGTGCACGGCGGTTCCAGCGGCATCGGGACCATGGCGATCCAGCTGGCCAAGGCGGTCGGTGCCCGGGTCGCGGTGACCGCGGGCAGCGCGGAGAAGCTGGCGAGCTGCGCGGAACTCGGCGCGGACATCCTGATCAACTACCGCGAGCAGGACTTCGTGGAGGAGATCCGCAAGGCGACGGACGGCGCGGGCGCGGACGTCATCCTGGACATCGTCGGCGCGAAGTACCTGGCGAAGAACGTCGAGGCGCTCGCCACCAACGGGCGGCTCGCCATCATCGGTCTCCAGGGCGGCGCGAAGGCCGAACTGAACCTGGGCGCCCTGCTGACCAAGCGGGCCGCCGTCACCGCGACGTCGCTCCGGGGCCGCCCGCTCGCCGAGAAGGCCGCGATCGTCGCGGCGGTGCGTGAGCACGTCTGGCCGCTGATCGAGGCCGGAGTGGTCCGCCCGATCGTGGACCGTACGGTGCCGATGGCCGAGGCCGCCGAGGGGCACCGGGTGATGGAGTCCAGCACCCACATCGGCAAGGTCCTGCTCCTGGCACCCGCCGCGAACCAGGCCTGA
- a CDS encoding bacterial proteasome activator family protein, which translates to MEMPRNDRSQEHPQVLVVGQDGMAVGGGASGDESREVPVTEMVEQPAKVMRIGSMIKQLLEEVRAAPLDEASRVRLKEIHASSVKELEDGLAPELVEELERLSLPFTEESVPSEAELRIAQAQLVGWLEGLFHGIQTALFAQQMAARAQLEQMRRALPPGSGDDEGSGGDPHGAIRSGPYL; encoded by the coding sequence ATGGAGATGCCGAGGAATGACCGGTCGCAGGAGCACCCCCAGGTCCTCGTAGTGGGACAGGACGGAATGGCTGTCGGCGGCGGTGCCAGTGGCGACGAGTCCCGCGAGGTCCCAGTGACGGAGATGGTCGAACAGCCCGCGAAGGTCATGCGCATCGGCAGCATGATCAAGCAGCTCCTTGAGGAGGTCAGAGCGGCACCTCTCGACGAGGCGAGCCGCGTCCGGCTCAAGGAGATCCACGCCAGCTCCGTGAAGGAGCTGGAGGACGGTCTCGCGCCCGAGCTGGTGGAGGAGCTGGAACGCCTCTCGCTGCCCTTCACGGAGGAGTCGGTCCCCTCGGAGGCCGAGCTGCGGATCGCGCAGGCCCAGCTGGTGGGCTGGCTGGAGGGCCTGTTCCACGGCATCCAGACCGCCCTGTTCGCCCAGCAGATGGCGGCCCGCGCCCAGCTGGAGCAGATGCGGCGCGCCCTGCCCCCCGGCTCCGGCGACGACGAGGGGTCGGGCGGAGACCCGCACGGGGCGATCCGCTCCGGCCCGTACCTGTAG